In Phoenix dactylifera cultivar Barhee BC4 unplaced genomic scaffold, palm_55x_up_171113_PBpolish2nd_filt_p 000292F, whole genome shotgun sequence, the following are encoded in one genomic region:
- the LOC120105463 gene encoding alanine and glycine-rich protein-like: MGGEEDGGARCSGDGGGWRSGGEGRAEASAAVMVKAEGGGRSRGSAAVEVSSDGGRRTAWRRTMGRQTAAEDGSADVGNGTVVEAEAACGQGKRARRRVRRGTQGGAAPADAAETSAATGGGSGLGGAAGTKRQSGGGATAEERRLPRLGEDEEMINTFGGFDLVIGGSPCNNLSGSNRYSRDGLEGKHSSLVYDYFRILDLVKCIMGKNF, translated from the exons ATGGGCGGTGAGGAGGATGGAGGAGCGCGTTGCAGCGGTGACGGTGGCGGATGGCGTAGTGGCGGCGAAGGGAGGGCGGAAGCTTCGGCGGCGGTGATGGTGAAGGCCGAGGGCGGTGGCCGCAGTCGGGGAAGCGCTGCGGTGGAGGTCTCGAGCGATGGCGGAAGGCGGACGGCTTGGCGGCGGACGATGGGGCGGCAAACCGCGGCGGAAGATGGAAGCGCCGACGTCGGAAACGGCACTGTGGTGGAGGCAGAAGCGGCGTGCGGTCAGGGGAAAAGGGCGCGGCGGAGGGTTCGGCGGGGAACTCAAGGCGGAGCGGCACCGGCGGACGCGGCGGAGACCTCGGCGGCGACGGGAGGCGGCTCGGGCTTGGGCGGCGCGGCTGGAACCAAGCGGCAGAGTGGCGGCGGCGCGACGGCGGAGGAGCGACGACTGCCACGACTCGGGGAAGACGAAGag ATGATTAACACATTTGGTGGGTTTGATCTGGTTATTGGTGGAAGTCCATGTAATAATCTTTCAGGTAGCAACCGCTATAGTCGTGATGGGCTGGAGGGTAAACATTCATCTCTTGTTTATGATTATTTTCGCATCTTAGACCTTGTGAAGTGTATCATGGGGAAGAACTTCTGA